One Aegilops tauschii subsp. strangulata cultivar AL8/78 chromosome 7, Aet v6.0, whole genome shotgun sequence genomic window carries:
- the LOC109742439 gene encoding uncharacterized protein has translation MGLCLSVALWKDKAYARRRAVRRGQQEAVDVDVMVRGGGGSSSVYGLLAGGVPEAEEPVAVAAPRASGALGTPARPIWQRRVLMGVKCRLPKFSGMILYDERGRPVGGGVRDRARDQEKHAAAIDNILRDLHWSSRSPAGSLIPASARSS, from the exons ATGGGGCTCTGCCTGTCCGTGGCCCTGTGGAAGGACAAGGCCTACGCCCGCCGCCGGGCCGTGCGGCGAGGCCAGCAGGAGGCCGTCGACGTCGATGTGATGgtgcgtggcggcggcggcagcagctcTGTCTACGGGCTTCTGGCAGGTGGAGTGCCGGAGGCGGAGGAACCCGTGGCCGTGGCGGCGCCGAGGGCTTCGGGCGCGCTGGGCACGCCGGCGCGGCCGATATGGCAGAGGAGGGTGCTGATGGGCGTCAAGTGCCGGCTGCCGAAGTTCAGCGGCATGATCCTGTACGACGAGCGCGGCCGGCCGGTGGGCGGCGGCGTCCGGGACAGAGCTCGTGACCAG GAGAAGCACGCCGCTGCCATTGATAACATCCTGAGGGACCTGCACTGGTCCAGCCGGTCGCCGGCGGGCAGCTTAATTCCAGCGTCGGCCCGGTCCAGTTGA
- the LOC109742433 gene encoding uncharacterized protein — translation MAASCSFRSAVRAPPPPRGLAGARRAVRCCSSAAPTGASTSKLVLEVKERLEREHPGLPTGRSGRDDDEMILWFLKDRKFAVDEAVSKLAKAIKWRQDFRVSELSEESVKGLYQTGKAYVHHSFDINGRPVLVVVAAKHFPSKQDPLENEKLCAFLVEKALRNLPMGTDNILGIFDLRGFGVENGDLQFLKFLIDVFYYYYPKRLGEVLFVDAPFVFQPMWQLVKPLLKQYASLVRFCDAETVRKEYFTEETVPPDFRR, via the exons ATGGCCGCATCCTGCTCGTTCCGCTCCGCCGTCCGAGCTCCACCGCCTCCGCGGGGCCTCGCCGGGGCCAGGAGGGCGGTGCGCTGCTGCAGCAGCGCCGCTCCCACCGGCGCCTCCACCTCCAAG CTCGTCCTGGAGGTCAAGGAGAGGCTCGAAAGGGAGCACCCGGGCCTCCCGACGGGCAGGAGCGGCAGGGATGACGACGAGATGATCCTCTGGTTCTTGAAGGACAGGAAGTTCGCCGTCGACGAAGCCGTCTCCAAGCTGGCCAAGGCCATC AAATGGCGTCAGGATTTCCGCGTGTCGGAATTATCAGAAGAATCAGTGAAAGGATTGTACCAAACTGGCAAAGCATATGTGCATCATTCTTTTGACATCAACGGCAGGCCTGTGCTAGTAGTAGTCGCAGCCAAACATTTCCCTTCT AAACAAGACCCACTTGAAAATGAGAAGTTATGTGCCTTTTTGGTCGAAAAGGCTTTACGTAACCTTCCCATGGGAACAGATAATATACTTGGAATTTTCGATCTTCGAGGCTTTGGTGTAGAAAATGGTGATCTCCAATTCTTAAAGTTTTTG ATTGATGTGTTCTACTATTACTATCCCAAGCGGCTTGGCGAAGTTCTGTTTGTGGATGCTCCATTTGTGTTCCAGCCAATGTGGCAGCTTGTTAAACCTCTGCTGAAACAATATGCCTCCTTG GTGAGATTTTGTGATGCTGAGACCGTGAGAAAGGAGTACTTCACAGAAGAGACCGTGCCTCCCGATTTCCGCCGTTAG
- the LOC109742420 gene encoding protein FAR1-RELATED SEQUENCE 5-like → MGTEVTAQNQAERNTETVKLREQMTKAQEDINAENTRIATNVAVEPLIFLDDDMQNVAHEEEDDGIDLNDTPGHDSDDSLQLNTDGAAPNHCNARVAGDNANGNAATLVDEPDEDISSQPVVPFVGMIFDNVEEAQRVYNEYASKMGFGTRIVTSKHSRKNSLEQKRILIYRVFECIHSRKDPSKNVGGSIFDGAATNQSDDVDMSYASNRKSPSKQAGIYMDVSNKRRRNRLERYDCKARMGVSLKDGSWVVIVFEADHTHQLMLQRGRRRFCRSHRKIPDADMQYITSLHYRNISTANMMGLLGDARCCDPRSLPYVKTDVTNVRAKLRRGLLERDLELTIEYFERRQVENPNFFFSKLEEDGAVRALFWVDGRTRALYPKYKDCVFFDTTFCTNRYNLPFALIVGINNHTHTVCLGCALLPDETIKTFKWVFQQWMLAMNNEHPLNIMTDQDQAMAKAISMVFPDSTHRCCKWHVFWVARTKLGKMLGKDEPFAEAFYGCINDSDAVEEFEERWKQMVELFGVADKKHLKNMWDSRDMWAPVYFRNKFFPFTGTTGRSEGLNSYFKTLNHHGDSVWTFVQQFELCQELMLDREDNAGFINEATRPPLWGNYNIEKQAAYFYTREVFSKFQKLLAKSTGYGLQYQLQE, encoded by the exons ATGGGGACGGAGGTCACGGCGCAAAACCAAGCGGAGCGCAACACAGAGACCGTGAAGCTTAGGGAACAGATGACCAAGGCCCAGGAAGATATCAATGCTGAAAACACTCGGATAGCGACG AATGTTGCTGTGGAGCCATTGATTTTCCTTGATGATGATATGCAAAATGTTGCgcacgaagaagaagatgatggcATTGATTTGAATGATACTCCGGGACATGATAGTGACGATTCCTTGCAGCTGAACACGGATGGTGCAGCTCCAAACCATTGCAATGCCCGTGTGGCCGGTGACAATGCCAATGGAAATGCTGCAACACTTGTTGATGAACCAGACGAAGATATATCATCACAGCCAGTTGTCCCTTTTGTTGGAATGATTTTTGACAATGTTGAAGAAGCTCAGCGTGTTTACAATGAATATGCTTCAAAGATGGGCTTTGGAACTCGCATTGTGACGTCAAAGCATAGTAGGAAAAATAGCTTGGAGCAGAAGCGCATCCTAATCTATAGAGTTTTTGAGTGCATACACTCACGGAAAGATCCTTCGAAGAATGTTGGTGGAAGCATTTTTGACGGGGCTGCAACAAATCAGAGTGATGATGTTGATATGAGCTATGCTAGTAATAGAAAATCTCCAAGCAAACAAGCTGGCATCTATATGGATGTGAGCAACAAGAGGCGAAGAAACCGGTTGGAGCGGTATGATTGCAAGGCTCGTATGGGTGTTAGCCTCAAAGACGGTAGCTGGGTTGTGATAGTTTTTGAGGCCGATCACACACACCAGCTGATGTTGCAAAGGGGGCGTCGGAGATTTTGCCGCTCTCACAGAAAGATCCCCGATGCAGACATGCAATACATCACTTCGCTGCACTATCGCAACATATCAACGGCTAATATGATGGGCTTGCTTGGAGATGCACGGTGTTGCGATCCAAGGAGTTTGCCGTATGTGAAGACTGATGTGACAAATGTAAGAGCAAAGCTGCGAAGGGGCCTGTTAGAGCGTGATTTGGAGCTGACAATCGAGTACTTTGAGAGAAGACAAGTGGAGAATCCCAACTTCTTTTTCTCTAAGCTAGAAGAAGATGGAGCTGTTAGGGCACTTTTCTGGGTTGATGGGAGAACAAGGGCCTTGTATCCAAAGTACAAAGATTGTGTGTTTTTCGACACCACATTCTGCACAAATCGCTACAACTTGCCCTTTGCTCTGATTGTTGGCATTAACAACCACACACATACTGTTTGCTTGGGGTGCGCTTTGTTGCCTGATGAGACCATCAAAACTTTCAAGTGGGTCTTCCAGCAATGGATGTTGGCAATGAATAACGAGCATCCGTTGAACATTATGACTGATCAAGACCAGGCAATGGCTAAAGCCATCTCAATGGTATTTCCGGATTCAACACACAGATGTTGCAAGTGGCACGTCTTCTGGGTTGCAAGGACGAAACTAGGGAAGATGCTGGGCAAGGATGAGCCTTTTGCTGAAGCATTCTATGGTTGCATCAATGATTCAGATGCCGTTGAGGAGTTTGAAGAACGGTGGAAGCAGATGGTCGAGTTATTTGGTGTGGCTGATAAGAAACACCTCAAGAACATGTGGGACAGCAGGGACATGTGGGCTCCTGTGTACTTTAGGAATAAGTTCTTCCCATTCACAGGAACAACCGGGCGGTCCGAGGGCCTAAATTCCTACTTCAAGACTTTAAATCATCATGGAGACTCGGTTTGGACATTTGTCCAGCAGTTTGAGCTTTGCCAGGAGCTAATGCTTGATCGTGAAGACAATGCTGGCTTCATCAATGAAGCGACGAGGCCGCCACTCTGGGGCAA TTACAACATTGAAAAGCAAGCTGCATATTTCTATACTAGAGAGGTATtttccaagtttcaaaaactatTGGCTAAATCAACAGGCTATGGTCTGCAATATCAACTACAagagtga